From a region of the Vairimorpha necatrix chromosome 4, complete sequence genome:
- a CDS encoding general transcription and DNA repair factor IIH helicase subunit XPD (RAD3), translating to MIIKLDDLSVYFPYSQIYPEQLKYIKELKSNLDTNGHILIEMPSGTGKTVALLSITISYIIHMKKNGKKIKLVYCSRTVSEIDKALSELENLVNYIKKYIKFDFLGVGLTAKKNLCVNNEALQSRNVDMTCKKLRDLENCDFYTNLYKDFSIPQGVYTLEKLLELGKSKGICPYYLIRNSLPIFDCIIYTYNYLIDPKIYGIVSKDLSEDCIIIFDEAHNIDSHCIEALTYEIKRKTLDNATKCLKKLVKCVDIKKKENRNVLLKEYQKMKGTLNICTEDTIPHFYAEEERKYEFIPGNLRDSAHFVGILKRLVEFFKTKLKTTHLTTETPVNFCQSIRDLTFLDKKTLKFCSQRLGLLIQSLEFDDDDLYSLRRVADFGTMVSMYSKGFSVIFEPYDTQAHTVFNPILRLACLDSSIAISQVFSKFKNVIITSGTLSPIEMYPKILNFVPKKVVEIGATLDRNAISPLILTKGNDQMTIKSTNEENGVNTITTSFSLRSEPSVVRNYGTLLIELSKNVPDGLICFFPSYIYMEEIVSLWSETNIITDIMKNKLIFIESPDHRETDLALNNYKKACRCGRGAVLFCVARGKVSEGVDFEDGYGRCVVMLGIPFQYTESVRLKKRLEFLRNEYNIKEYEFLTFDAMRHTAQCLGRVLRNKKDYGLMILADQRFDTKDKKTKLPKWIQGFMEEGNYNLSIDMVLSIAKRFYKEMAQELPEKGISTLTAEEIS from the coding sequence ATGATTATCAAACTAGACGACTTATCTGTTTACTTCCCATATTCTCAAATTTATCCAGaacaattaaaatacatcaaagaattaaaaagtaatcTAGACACTAATGGTCATATCTTAATAGAAATGCCTTCTGGTACTGGGAAAACTGTAGCTTTACTCAGTATAACTATTAGTTACATAATtcatatgaaaaaaaatggaaaaaaaataaaactagtTTATTGTTCAAGAACTGTCTCAGAAATAGACAAAGCTCTTAGTGAACTGGAAAATCTAGTCaattatatcaaaaaatatataaaattcgATTTTTTAGGTGTAGGTTTAACagctaaaaaaaatttatgtgtAAACAATGAAGCTCTACAATCTAGAAATGTAGACATGACATGTAAAAAACTACGAGATCTTGAAAATTgtgatttttatacaaatttgTATAAAGATTTCTCTATTCCGCAAGGTGTTTATACACTcgaaaaattattagaacTTGGTAAATCAAAAGGTATATGTCCTTATTACTTAATTAGAAATAGTCTACCAATATTCGATTGTATAATTTACACTTATAATTATCTAATAGATCCTAAAATTTATGGTATTGTTTCTAAAGATCTAAGTGAAGAttgtattataatttttgatgAAGCACATAATATTGATTCTCATTGTATAGAAGCTTTAACTTATGAAATAAAACGTAAAACATTGGATAACGCGacaaaatgtttaaaaaaacttgtTAAATGTGtagatattaaaaaaaaagaaaatagaaatgtattattaaaagaatatcaaaaaatgaaaggtactttaaatatttgtacAGAAGACACTATTCCACATTTTTACGCtgaagaagaaagaaaatacGAATTTATTCCTGGGAATTTGAGAGATTCAGCACATTTTGTTggaatattaaaaagattggtagaattttttaaaacaaaacttAAAACAACTCATTTGACTACTGAAACACcagtaaatttttgtcaATCTATACGAGATTTGACATTTTTAGACaagaaaacattaaaattctGTTCTCAGAGACTTGGACTTTTGATTCAATCTCTTGAATTTGATGACGATGATTTGTACTCATTGCGGCGTGTCGCCGATTTCGGTACTATGGTTTCTATGTATTCTAAAGGATTTTCCGTTATTTTTGAACCTTATGACACACAAGCTCATACTGTTTTTAATCCAATTTTGAGACTAGCGTGTCTTGATTCTTCTATAGCTATTTCACaagttttttcaaaatttaaaaatgtgaTTATTACTAGTGGTACGTTAAGTCCAATAGAAATGTATCCTAAGATATTGAATTTTGTACCAAAAAAAGTTGTAGAAATAGGTGCTACTTTAGATAGAAATGCAATTTCGCCTTTAATATTGACTAAAGGCAATGATCAAATGACTATAAAATCTACTAATGAAGAAAATGGTGTCAATACTATAACTACTTCATTTTCATTGAGAAGTGAACCATCAGTAGTACGGAATTATGGTACATTACTAATAGAACTAAGTAAAAATGTTCCTGATGgtttaatatgttttttccCGTCATATATTTACATGGAAGAAATTGTCAGTTTATGGTCAGAAACTAATATAATAACTgatataatgaaaaataaattaatttttattgagtCACCAGACCACAGAGAAACAGATTTAGCACTtaataattacaaaaaagcTTGTAGATGTGGCAGAGGCGCCGTATTATTTTGTGTAGCAAGGGGTAAAGTGTCAGAAGGTGTTGATTTTGAAGATGGTTATGGTAGATGTGTTGTTATGTTGGGAATACCTTTCCAATATACGGAAAGTGttagattaaaaaaaagattagaatttttaagaaatgagtataatattaaagaatatgAATTTCTTACATTTGACGCTATGAGACACACGGCTCAGTGTTTAGGACGAGTATtgagaaataaaaaagattatggGTTGATGATTTTAGCAGATCAAAGGTTTGACActaaagataaaaagaCTAAATTGCCTAAATGGATACAAGGATTTATGGAAGAAGGGAATTATAATTTGAGTATTGATATGGTATTGAGTATAGCGAAAAggttttataaagaaatggCACAAGAATTACCAGAAAAAGGAATTAGTACATTGACAGCCGAAGaaatatcttaa
- a CDS encoding protein kish — MSALFHFDSFCRLLIILVCTVTYVKIHFPSWITKRTKGIPSTFYKLSVIGERLSVYVSLICFIFGMRKLLSFFI, encoded by the coding sequence ATGTCCGCTCTCTTTCATTTTGACTCTTTCTGTAGACTCCTCATAATCCTCGTCTGTACTGTCACTTATGTAAAAATCCACTTCCCATCTTGGATTACTAAAAGAACTAAAGGAATACCCTCAACATTCTACAAATTATCAGTCATAGGAGAGAGACTCAGTGTGTATGTATCACTTATATGCTTTATATTTGGGATGAGAAAACTACTAtcatttttcatataa
- a CDS encoding eukaryotic translation initiation factor 2 subunit beta, with translation MSDSSSSEIEELGINLKEFSMKRQTRLGSRKTTQSTKQEDDLIDTPTELQYYTLLKNAMSILKKDKEDRSSNKLRLPLEVKREGIRTKVNIVEIADILDREVFHITKFITSELMAEGSVKDDGYLWIKGNFLKAKIQEVLRKFIENFVVCKSCDGIEDTAIIKEQRLFYLQCNKCGGRHCVGNDIDGLSSKSGVKPKLRGII, from the coding sequence ATGTCCGACTCAAGCAGTAGTGAAATTGAAGAACTTggtataaatttgaaagaATTTAGTATGAAGAGACAAACCAGACTTGGTTCACGTAAAACGACTCAGAGTACAAAACAAGAAGATGATTTAATAGACACCCCGACAGAATTACAATATTACACACTTTTGAAAAATGCCATgtcaatattaaaaaaagataaagaaGACAGATCTAGTAATAAATTGAGACTTCCTCTCGAAGTTAAAAGAGAAGGCATAAGAACTAAAGTAAATATAGTAGAAATTGCTGATATTTTAGATAGAGAAGTTTTTCATATTAcgaaatttataacaagCGAGTTAATGGCAGAAGGGTCAGTAAAAGACGATGGATATTTGTGGATAAAAGGGAACTTTTTAAAGGCCAAAATTCAAGAAGTTTTAAGGAAATTTATAGAGAATTTTGTGGTATGTAAAAGTTGTGATGGAATTGAAGATACGGCGATAATAAAAGAACAAAGGTTGTTTTATTTGCAATGTAATAAATGTGGCGGGCGTCATTGTGTTGGAAATGATATTGATGGATTGTCAAGTAAAAGCGGAGTAAAACCAAAATTAAGAGgaataatttaa
- a CDS encoding armadillo repeat-containing protein has protein sequence MTELTTDKLKEYCENFDYKKLSIYCTRDIKKMPQILHFIKNIESTNISEILNFAFNFHEENLNFEMKLILLQTCLYTLLSNPFNFIEIMDKKQRNEIFKFVTENCIKEKLTIKIIVKIFDIKYILENTNYNSYIVLKELSKIQKLHKNIIEFVCSSLLVYENLCEKTINRIENLNLHEKDFLINYLTKDELSMSDRIYSFKILSHQYKHHKDLITPSIFFKYLNFNNFKFGYSLSRSFLRIIKYFDVIEISNHIQSLLTDIFANEMLWINSFHILGSLFFKNYKIEIDLSIIKRSVFYSCDDTNYRSCLVREYALFLIYSIIRRNPTDELINILVYTCIFDMNLKIRRISASILSSYFNLDLFIKRYDDLLDSYEKINRIFNIEIGEYLSMNSTDITVMQLKNEIIMKYDYQVRVEDNDNVTLSYINLGYNFKYSIMYEREFLESEKYLLLDLSSLFKYRFFDNLCNLYIEILSLICSSAQYKDLIETKEVTNNIIFMLSKNLKNFELVNIIWSIDSEVIFEFLFKNRKKSNHNIIVANIRNYKYLETIILEYKKAIKLNMNIDFITSIYKSLLYYKEDIRHFEDEILMGLENYSITSRGDVCYEIRLTSLLLVKYDKVLFNKYLVRYLVDKSKYIRDYLFNNLEDYKYLIDGYEILSKRDIKLIIRNMHLFDEFNVTIGILGYLATCDKHEYEEIIDILISKRDLIDKNIKKITSSGYSRVYNYIIKLDLEMSNKFKWTELIKKNDTENTYN, from the coding sequence ATGACTGAGTTAACAACTGATAAATTGAAAGAATATTGcgaaaattttgattataaaaaactctCGATTTATTGCACAAGAGACATAAAGAAAATGCCGCAAATACtgcattttataaaaaatattgaatcTACTAATATTtctgaaatattaaattttgcttttaattttcatgaagaaaacttaaattttgaaatgaAACtcattttattacaaaCTTGTCTTTATACTTTATTGAGTAAtccttttaattttatagaaattatggataaaaaacagagaaatgaaatattcaaatttgTTACTGAAAATTGTATTAAGGAAAAATTAAccattaaaattattgtaaaaatattcgatataaaatatattttagaaaatacaaattataatagTTACATCGTTCTAAAAGAATTAagtaaaattcaaaaattgcataaaaatattatagagTTTGTTTGTTCGAGTTTGTTGgtttatgaaaatttatgcgaaaaaactataaatagaatcgaaaatttaaatctgCATGAAAAAGATTTTCTCATAAATTATCTGACAAAAGATGAATTATCTATGTCAGATAGAATTTACAGTTTCAAGATTTTATCTCACCAATACAAACACCACAAGGATCTTATTACCCCcagtatatttttcaaatatctgaattttaataatttcaaatttgGATATTCTCTTTCTAGATCATTTTTAAGgattatcaaatattttgatgTCATTGAAATTAGTAACCATATACAATCTTTATTAACAGATATTTTTGCTAATGAAATGTTATGGATTAATtcatttcatattttaggatcattgttttttaagaattatAAGATTGAGATTGACTTGTcgattattaaaagaagtGTCTTTTATAGTTGCGATGATACTAATTATAGAAGTTGTTTAGTTAGAGAATATGCTTTGTTTCTAATATATTCTATTATAAGAAGAAATCCGACAGACGAGTTGATTAATATTCTGGTTTATACATGTATATTTGatatgaatttaaagataaGAAGAATTTCTGCCTCGATTCtttcttcatattttaatttagatttatttataaaaaggtATGATGATTTATTAGATTCATATGAGAAAATTAAtcgtatttttaatattgagATAGGAGAATATTTATCTATGAATAGTACAGACATCACAGTTATGCAACTGAAAAATGAGATCATAATGAAATACGATTACCAGGTACGAGTAGAAGATAATGATAATGTGACACTGTCTTATATAAACCTAGGCTAcaactttaaatattccATAATGTATGAAAGGGAGTTCTTAGAATCTGAAAAGTATTTGCTTTTGGATCTTAGTTCACTGTTTAAATATCGATTTTTCGATAATTTATGCAATTTATACatagaaatattatcgCTTATTTGTAGTTCAGCACAGTATAAAGATTTGATCGAGACCAAGGAAgttacaaataatataattttcatgctttcgaaaaatttaaaaaactttgaATTAGTGAATATAATCTGGTCAATTGATTCAGAGGTCATTTTTGAATTCCTATTTAAAAATCGTAAAAAGTCAAATCATAACATAATCGTAGCCAATATTCggaattataaatatttagaaacaATAATActagaatataaaaaggcCATCAAGCTTAATATGAATATTGACTTTATAACATCTATCTATAAATCTCTTCTATACTACAAAGAAGACATAAGACATTTTGAAGATGAAATCCTAATGGGCTTGGAGAATTATTCTATAACTAGTCGTGGAGATGTGTGTTATGAAATAAGACTCACGAGTCTATTATTAGTCAAATATGATAAAGTactatttaataaataccTAGTAAGGTATTTAGTGGataaaagtaaatataTCAGAGATtacttatttaataatctagaagattataaatatctaataGATGgatatgaaatattaagCAAAAgagatataaaattaataattcgGAATATGCACTTGTTTGATGAGTTTAATGTCACAATAGGAATATTGGGATATCTTGCTACGTGTGATAAGCATGAATATGAAGAAATTATCGACATATTAATTTCTAAGCGCGAtttaattgataaaaatatcaaaaaaattacaagtTCAGGATATTCCAGAGTATACAATTATATAATCAAGTTAGATTTAGAAATGTCAAATAAGTTTAAGTGGACTgaacttataaaaaaaaatgacaCCGAAAATACttataattaa
- a CDS encoding RNA-binding protein, which produces MVEAEKNKSIENEKTEEKINQTATEEKKEAQTEEKKTDVENKSELEKSEAPAEKHEAEKSESAWDAPTEKSEGGWDAPTEKSEGAWDAPTEKSEGGWDAPAEKSAGGWDAPAEKSEDAWGAPSEKSEGAWGAPSASTWDAPAPSVENNNNSSRDKEEYRPRSYEQRPSESHRREEYPRKRFDRGDNDRYSSSYGQDKRFRSEREDDRYGNERRGGYPSRDREERYGQREERYGGPREERYGGPREERYGQREERYGQRERGHGGRDSYGSRDRGYGQREGSRDGPREGGYGQRDAPKEGGYGQREGSREERYSSREGSREGGYGQREGSREERYGSREGGYSQRTSSYGSREGSYGSREGSREGTGRSHEQYERSSGRGRYDREGPSTYDPMSEGAQKSYESRPKKIIPENVPPSKTLGVFGLSLYATEEDLREFLNEELADIKDYKLTIITDYETKKSRGFGFVYFQCLEDCIKAKESLRGKSIKGKEIRVDYSISDALRPNYR; this is translated from the coding sequence ATGGTAGAAGcggaaaaaaataaatccatagaaaatgaaaagacagaagagaaaataaatcaaaCGGCAACTGAAGAGAAAAAGGAAGCACAAAcagaagaaaagaaaactGATGTAGAAAACAAATCTGAATTGGAGAAGAGCGAAGCACCAGCAGAAAAGCACGAAGCCGAAAAAAGCGAAAGCGCTTGGGACGCACCAACAGAAAAATCCGAAGGAGGTTGGGATGCACCTACAGAGAAGAGTGAAGGCGCCTGGGACGCACCTACAGAGAAGAGTGAGGGAGGCTGGGACGCGCCAGCTGAGAAATCTGCAGGAGGTTGGGACGCGCCAGCTGAGAAAAGCGAAGATGCTTGGGGAGCTCCATCTGAGAAAAGTGAAGGCGCTTGGGGAGCTCCATCTGCTTCCACGTGGGATGCTCCTGCTCCTAGTGtagaaaacaataataacTCATCAAGAGACAAAGAAGAATACAGACCAAGATCTTATGAACAAAGACCAAGCGAATCACATCGTAGGGAAGAATACCCCAGGAAAAGATTTGATAGAGGAGATAATGACAGATACAGTTCATCATACGGCCAGGATAAAAGATTTAGATCAGAAAGAGAAGATGACAGATATGGAAATGAAAGAAGAGGAGGATATCCATCAAGAGACAGAGAAGAAAGATATGGCCAAAGAGAGGAAAGATATGGTGGACCAAGAGAAGAAAGATATGGTGGACCTAGAGAAGAAAGATACGGGCAGAGAGAAGAAAGATATGGCCAAAGAGAGAGAGGCCATGGAGGAAGAGATTCATATGGGTCAAGAGATAGGGGCTATGGCCAAAGAGAAGGCTCAAGGGACGGACCAAGAGAAGGTGGCTATGGACAAAGAGATGCGCCAAAAGAAGGCGGCTATGGACAAAGAGAAGGTTCAAGAGAAGAAAGATATAGTTCTAGAGAAGGCTCAAGAGAAGGGGGCTATGGACAGAGAGAAGGTTCAAGAGAAGAAAGATATGGATCAAGAGAAGGAGGCTATAGTCAAAGAACCTCATCTTATGGCTCAAGGGAAGGATCATATGGATCTAGAGAAGGCTCAAGAGAAGGAACCGGAAGAAGCCATGAGCAATACGAGAGATCATCAGGAAGAGGAAGATACGACAGGGAAGGCCCTTCTACATATGATCCTATGTCGGAAGGAGCCCAAAAGTCTTATGAATCAAGGCCCAAGAAAATCATCCCTGAGAATGTCCCCCCTTCTAAGACACTTGGTGTATTCGGTCTGAGTTTGTATGCTACTGAAGAAGATCTGAGAGAATTTCTCAATGAGGAACTTGCAGACATAAAAGACTACAAGCTTACAATCATCACGGACTACGAAACAAAGAAAAGTAGAGGATTTGGATTCGTCTACTTCCAATGTCTAGAAGATTGTATAAAGGCCAAGGAATCACTAAGAGGTAAGTCGATCAAAGGTAAAGAAATTCGTGTTGATTATTCTATTAGTGATGCATTAAGGCCCAATTATCgttaa
- a CDS encoding polar tube protein 1 (PTP1): MRNIKFLSAALLCAQSVYSNICAPSNTGVPSIPNLSGGQIENCGVPSKPLVAQPPSGMPTDCVVGSPGNNPPVGQPMRPSGYSQQPPICAVGQPEVPGGNFPGQPSVPVMPNVILPPSPPQPPAVTQVFQPPVPAATTIVNPVPMPYQTPQTPQTPGQGNYLPPSGSNQPPKQETQCKIKNVVECTPVTPEEEVPEPLPPTSITYSPQPPTNVPGTPNVPGTPVMPAMPIVPTVPAQSLCVMPPVNPVPMNPSNTPYNGSNVCVTPPSQGTGVPVQPSQPALPAQPSQTPQHPVQGTPQNPANTVYVPIQQAPSECANPSNMINSLCDNSTHLPTSMKGSVTSCDVPNNAECLSKMISQPPQATVVDYAECTPQPRTLVDVGVLAPASEAYIQAHQNQCVY, translated from the coding sequence atgagaaatataaagtttttaagTGCAGCTCTTTTGTGTGCTCAGAGTGTCTACTCCAATATATGCGCTCCTTCTAATACAGGAGTTCCTAGTATACCAAATTTAAGTGGAGGACAAATAGAGAATTGTGGAGTTCCAAGTAAACCTCTAGTTGCTCAACCGCCTTCAGGAATGCCAACAGATTGTGTAGTAGGATCGCCAGGAAACAATCCACCAGTAGGACAGCCAATGAGACCATCAGGATATAGTCAACAACCACCAATTTGCGCAGTAGGCCAGCCAGAAGTGCCCGGAGGAAATTTCCCAGGACAACCAAGCGTGCCAGTGATGCCTAACGTTATACTGCCCCCCTCTCCACCTCAACCTCCTGCCGTTACACAAGTATTCCAGCCACCAGTACCCGCTGCCACTACTATCGTAAACCCTGTGCCAATGCCATATCAAACTCCTCAAACTCCCCAAACTCCTGGACAAGGCAACTACTTACCACCATCTGGATCCAATCAACCACCAAAACAAGAAACTCAGTGTAAGATAAAGAATGTAGTTGAGTGTACACCAGTAACTCCCGAGGAAGAAGTGCCTGAACCCTTACCACCCACGTCAATTACCTATAGTCCGCAACCACCTACGAATGTTCCTGGAACTCCTAATGTTCCTGGAACCCCAGTTATGCCAGCTATGCCCATTGTGCCCACTGTACCCGCTCAGTCACTATGTGTGATGCCACCAGTCAATCCAGTCCCAATGAACCCATCTAATACACCATACAACGGATCCAATGTTTGTGTAACGCCACCATCACAAGGCACAGGTGTACCTGTTCAACCTTCTCAGCCTGCTTTACCTGCTCAGCCTTCTCAAACTCCTCAGCATCCTGTGCAAGGAACTCCTCAGAACCCTGCCAATACTGTTTACGTACCAATCCAGCAAGCTCCTAGTGAATGTGCTAATCCCTCTAACATGATCAACTCATTATGTGATAATAGCACCCACTTACCGACATCAATGAAAGGATCAGTAACATCTTGTGATGTACCTAATAATGCCGAATGTTTATCTAAGATGATCAGCCAGCCGCCACAAGCTACAGTAGTTGATTATGCTGAATGTACACCACAGCCGAGAACTTTAGTCGATGTAGGGGTTTTAGCACCAGCCAGTGAAGCTTATATTCAAGCACATCAAAATCAATGCGTCTATTAA
- a CDS encoding V-type proton ATPase 21 kDa proteolipid subunit → MLKVLFYISLIVIPSLTLILKNTTSFLSIGYLGVVMCLILGILGTVRGMSSIAKYVSGVCISTPRVSNKSIFGTVICEAGLILSILHCIIMCVTLNNMKDTLINNYLILCSGMIVGTGFYFSSTAVGIICGVISLADAKNAEIFFKLVVLEFIPASVGLLGFILGIILTTKAKNL, encoded by the coding sequence atgttaaAAGTTTTGTTCTACATTTCTCTTATAGTCATTCCTTCTCTAACTCTAATCCTCAAAAACACTACCAGTTTCTTATCTATTGGTTACTTGGGCGTCGTCATGTGTCTAATCCTCGGCATCTTAGGAACTGTCAGAGGCATGTCATCTATCGCCAAATATGTATCAGGAGTCTGTATAAGCACACCAAGAGTCAGTAACAAAAGCATATTTGGTACTGTAATATGTGAAGCGGGTCTGATCTTATCAATTTTACATTGTATAATAATGTGTGTGACACTTAATAATATGAAAGATACgcttataaataattatctaATACTTTGTTCTGGGATGATAGTAGGAACAGGGTTCTATTTCTCAAGTACTGCTGTGGGGATTATATGTGGAGTAATAAGTTTAGCAGATGCAAAAAATGCAGagatatttttcaaattggTGGTGCTTGAGTTTATACCTGCTAGTGTTGGATTATTGGGATTTATATTGGGAATAATATTGACAACAAAAGcaaagaatttataa